The following are encoded in a window of Onthophagus taurus isolate NC chromosome 3, IU_Otau_3.0, whole genome shotgun sequence genomic DNA:
- the LOC111421749 gene encoding protein takeout-like encodes MLLLFLLFLNSLHEIKSSKLPNFIQPCPNMLGEEDRLNDCLLSQTKTVVNTLKDGSNELEIPPLDPLQLDLLHLSLHDDFIFSLHNLTISGLSDCSFMRLKINNTENNLQMSIHFKKITIVGYYKLLGFLFVAQVNSSGYTSMVFDDVILNVKMPMSTIQRDSIPYLLLPRAFDAGITFSGVSVEFENLFPSEPVLGTIVNKFINDNFDDLFQVMRPGVLDVLKHNLHKLFFKLLAFVPVDEIFKMK; translated from the exons atgttgttattatttttgttatttctaaATTCTTTGCATGAAATTAAATCATCGAAATTGC CTAATTTTATACAACCATGTCCGAATATGCTTGGGGAAGAAGATCGTTTAAACGATTGCCTTCTTTCGCAAACGAAAACCGTTGTTAATACCTTAAAAGATGGAAGTAATGAATTAGAAATTCCCCCTTTGGACCCGTTGCAATTGGATCTTTTACATTTATCTTTACACGatgatttcattttttctttacacAATCTTACAATTTCCGGTTTATCCGATTGTAGTTTTATGCGGCTTAAGATTAATAACACCGAAAATAATTTGCAAATGtcgattcattttaaaaagattacaaTCGTGGGGTATTATAAGTTATTAGGATTTCTTTTTGTAGCGCAAGTTAATAGTTCTGGTTATACATCGATGGTTTTTG atgatgttattttaaatgtaaaaatgccAATGAGTACGATCCAAAGGGATTCAATTCCGTATTTGTTGTTACCAAGAGCTTTCGATGCAGGAATCACTTTTTCGGGGGTTTCCGTTGAGTTTGAAAACTTATTCCCGTCGGAACCTGTTTTAGGAACGATTGTTAATAAGTTTATTAACGATAATTTCGATGATTTATTCCAAGTAATGCGACCAGGCGTTTTGGACGTTCTCAAACACAACCTACAcaaattattctttaaattgttAGCTTTTGTCCCTGTAGATGAGATATttaagatgaaataa
- the LOC111423304 gene encoding uncharacterized protein, with protein sequence MSNLFKQFLFFLLFNFTFSELPPFITPCSKSNPLLQYCIMHQIPRIMQVLKHGYPPMGFLPLDPLLLEAVEIPHDTINFEIKNLQINGLSKVKIEYLYANPLKSSLELRLRFPQLSLQGFYRLKGPIYYFNIDSFGPAAMSFGDVVIHMVINFELVEIGDEIFYKMPLKPDDGQTMNVDIKKANVYFGNLIPNDPILNDRVNEMIRRTFFEAFQNVKPWVISVLWEVFRIISHPFLHNVNIDEMFDE encoded by the exons ATGagcaatttatttaaacaatttttgtttttcctcCTTTTCAATTTCACGTTCTCTGAATTAC cTCCTTTCATAACGCCATGTTCAAAAAGCAACCCGCTTCTTCAATACTGCATAATGCATCAAATTCCGCGTATAATGCAGGTTTTAAAACATGGTTACCCTCCGATGGGGTTTTTACCTTTGGATCCGTTGTTGTTGGAAGCGGTGGAGATTCCGCACGATAcgatcaattttgaaataaaaaatctccAAATAAATGGCTTGTCGAaggttaaaattgaatatctTTATGCTAATCCGCTAAAGAGTTCTTTGGAATTGAGACTACGATTTCCTCAACTTAGTTTGCAAGGATTTTATCGGTTAAAAGGTccaatttattactttaatatcGATTCATTTGGACCGGCCGCAATGTCttttg GAGATGTCGTTATCCACAtggttattaattttgaattggtCGAAATCGGGGATGAAATCTTCTACAAAATGCCTTTAAAACCAGACGATGGGCAAACTATGAATGTGGACATTAAAAAAGCTAACGTGTATTTCGGAAATTTGATTCCGAACGATCCAATTTTAAACGATCGAGTAAACGAGATGATCAGGCGAACTTTCTTCGAGGCATTTCAAAACGTTAAACCGTGGGTAATCTCGGTTCTTTGGGAAGTTTTTAGGATCATATCCCATCCTTTCCTACATAACGTGAATATCGATGAAATGTTTGACgaataa